In Micromonospora purpureochromogenes, a single window of DNA contains:
- a CDS encoding tetratricopeptide repeat protein encodes MQRVVRPQWWHEGTYRDVAIRVHLARHDIGAVFGFLKERGFSWSAIASATGLGASRVSEIAAGRRIVTDYAVLERIVEGLCIPRHYMGLALDEQALHHRQGASLNPACVAAPLDPRELLGVVASIAVGAIPAGVERWLPNSHEVAVPAAVGQDEVATVRAVTAFHRRLDAAAGGGRCLQSARGYVAWATQLLQMKCTDLVANELRASLAELHNLVGWVAHDLDDHDMARRHLTQSLVLARQTDALPLLANSLYRLGRVSLHQEQPAEALQLFGLGQLAAQQAGCHASVGMLHANSAWAYALLGADHQVVDSLTRARRELDQADLDSAPAWTHFALTEAEVHGISAVVYSALARHPEHVRYVDRAAEHSHQAVRLRRPQDRRSFIFDTISVATASILAGDLATAGEYGMKAVGLVADGMRSARVNDRLNALWELAAPQAEREPALAALGSRIAELQAV; translated from the coding sequence ATGCAGCGGGTCGTCAGGCCGCAGTGGTGGCACGAGGGCACCTACCGCGACGTCGCCATACGGGTACACCTTGCTCGCCACGACATCGGCGCGGTCTTCGGCTTCCTCAAGGAACGCGGCTTCAGCTGGTCCGCCATCGCGAGCGCAACCGGTCTGGGTGCCAGTCGAGTCTCGGAGATTGCTGCGGGCCGCCGCATAGTCACCGACTACGCCGTGCTGGAGCGCATCGTCGAGGGACTGTGCATTCCGCGCCACTACATGGGGCTCGCCCTCGACGAGCAGGCGCTTCACCACCGGCAAGGGGCATCGCTCAACCCAGCCTGCGTCGCCGCGCCCCTCGATCCCCGCGAGCTGCTCGGCGTCGTCGCAAGCATCGCGGTAGGCGCCATACCCGCCGGCGTAGAGCGGTGGCTACCCAACTCGCACGAGGTTGCCGTTCCGGCCGCCGTCGGCCAGGACGAAGTGGCCACCGTCCGTGCCGTGACCGCCTTCCACCGCCGGCTCGATGCGGCAGCCGGAGGAGGCCGCTGCCTGCAATCCGCACGTGGGTACGTGGCCTGGGCGACGCAGCTCCTGCAGATGAAGTGCACCGATCTGGTTGCTAACGAGCTGCGGGCCTCCCTCGCGGAGCTACACAACCTCGTTGGCTGGGTGGCGCACGACCTCGACGATCACGACATGGCGCGCCGGCACCTCACCCAAAGCCTCGTCCTGGCGCGGCAGACCGACGCGCTGCCGCTGCTGGCCAACTCGCTGTATCGCCTGGGGCGGGTCAGTCTGCACCAGGAACAGCCGGCCGAAGCGCTGCAACTGTTCGGTCTCGGCCAGCTCGCAGCACAGCAAGCCGGCTGCCATGCCAGCGTCGGCATGCTCCACGCCAACTCCGCGTGGGCCTACGCGCTCCTGGGCGCCGACCATCAGGTCGTGGATAGCCTGACCCGGGCACGACGTGAGCTTGATCAGGCAGATCTGGACAGCGCGCCGGCCTGGACCCACTTCGCCCTGACCGAGGCAGAGGTACACGGAATCTCCGCCGTCGTCTATTCCGCCCTGGCCCGGCACCCGGAGCACGTCCGCTACGTAGACCGAGCCGCTGAGCATTCCCACCAGGCGGTGCGTCTTCGCCGCCCGCAAGATCGCCGGTCCTTCATCTTCGACACCATCTCGGTCGCCACCGCGAGTATCCTGGCCGGTGATCTCGCTACCGCTGGCGAGTACGGGATGAAGGCGGTCGGGCTGGTGGCGGACGGCATGCGATCGGCTCGCGTCAACGATCGTCTGAACGCACTGTGGGAGCTTGCCGCGCCGCAGGCCGAGCGGGAACCGGCGCTCGCTGCTCTCGGCAGCCGGATCGCGGAGCTTCAGGCGGTCTGA
- a CDS encoding FxLD family lanthipeptide — translation MAIGTLELSATGSDDEFDLDVSLLEVADLAGLVNLTDDGCGSTCTACTTNVA, via the coding sequence ATGGCGATCGGAACGCTGGAGCTGAGCGCGACCGGCAGCGACGACGAGTTCGACCTCGACGTCAGCCTGCTGGAGGTGGCGGACCTCGCCGGTCTGGTCAACCTGACCGACGACGGCTGCGGCAGCACCTGCACCGCCTGCACCACCAACGTCGCCTGA
- the fxlM gene encoding methyltransferase, FxLD system, producing MPTPAWRQYTVEFPTPSAAEDIAASALAPALTAAQNDGVLHGWWYVRKYPTWRWRYVADDPTSHLVEDLLETLAIEDGIINWTRGVYEPEMLAFGGTAGMHVAHELFHQDSHHLLLRPAAAPTVLGRRESAVLLCSVLMRSAGLDWYEQGDVWAKVTELRPSPAIPAEDQAASLTRSINRLMTVDARSLSQPDSGGPLMGYGAWLDAFENAGQALADLARQGRLRRGLRSVLAHHVIFHANRMGLSVRDQSTLAALAVRNVFHTTTRSTMSTSAPTPPTTSVDRVTTLREPTDLRTELTDRLRAENVIRTPAVEAAMRRTPRHLFLPGVPLQQAYVDGPVYTKTDGSGTSISAASQPRIVAMMLEQLDAQPGHRVLEAGAGTGYNAALLAAIVGDSGRVVTIDVDDDLVAGAREHLAAAGVANVEVVHGDGALGHPDGAPYDRIIATVGAWETPTAWLEQLAPDGRLVVPLRLRGAASRSIIFERHAGGWRDNGSELAVFMPLRGIGDDARRLVALSPEQDVTLQVHKDQEVDAAALAGVLDTERQEMWTDVLFPPMVPYEWMDLWLACRLDNAIMRMNVRPASIERGTVTPMFPWGAMATTRGADLAYLTIRPAPPAADGRKMYEVGVIGHGPGGKDLAQHVSEEIRTWDADYRSRTVRFDISDAPVEADPSAGRFVLPSSHHPITVTWE from the coding sequence ATGCCCACACCCGCCTGGCGGCAGTACACCGTCGAGTTCCCCACCCCATCCGCAGCCGAGGACATCGCCGCCTCCGCTTTGGCGCCCGCCCTGACCGCCGCGCAGAACGACGGCGTCCTGCACGGATGGTGGTACGTCCGGAAGTACCCCACCTGGCGGTGGCGGTACGTCGCCGACGACCCGACGTCGCACCTCGTCGAAGACCTGCTGGAGACGCTCGCCATCGAGGACGGCATCATCAACTGGACCCGCGGCGTCTACGAACCCGAGATGTTGGCCTTCGGCGGTACGGCCGGCATGCACGTGGCCCACGAACTGTTCCACCAGGACAGCCACCACCTACTGCTTCGACCTGCTGCCGCTCCAACTGTGCTGGGCAGGCGCGAATCCGCCGTGCTGCTCTGCAGCGTCCTCATGCGCAGCGCCGGCCTCGACTGGTACGAGCAGGGCGACGTCTGGGCGAAGGTCACCGAGCTGCGTCCCTCCCCCGCCATACCAGCAGAGGACCAGGCCGCCTCCCTGACCCGGTCGATCAACCGGCTCATGACTGTCGACGCCCGAAGCCTGAGCCAGCCCGACTCGGGCGGCCCACTGATGGGCTACGGCGCCTGGCTCGACGCGTTCGAGAACGCCGGCCAAGCCTTGGCTGACCTCGCGCGGCAGGGCCGCCTCCGACGAGGGCTGCGCTCAGTCCTCGCCCACCACGTCATCTTCCACGCCAACCGCATGGGCCTGTCCGTACGAGATCAGTCCACCCTCGCCGCGCTCGCGGTGAGGAACGTCTTCCACACCACCACGAGGAGCACCATGTCGACCTCAGCACCCACGCCCCCGACCACTAGCGTCGACCGGGTGACCACGCTTCGTGAACCCACCGACCTGCGAACCGAGCTCACCGACCGGCTGCGCGCTGAGAACGTCATCCGCACGCCCGCGGTCGAGGCCGCGATGCGCCGGACCCCGCGGCACCTGTTCCTGCCTGGAGTGCCTCTGCAGCAGGCTTACGTCGACGGTCCCGTCTACACCAAGACCGACGGCAGCGGCACCTCCATCAGCGCCGCCTCGCAGCCCCGGATTGTGGCGATGATGCTCGAACAACTCGACGCCCAGCCCGGCCATCGAGTCCTCGAAGCCGGCGCGGGCACCGGGTACAACGCGGCCCTCCTGGCAGCCATCGTCGGTGACAGCGGGCGCGTCGTCACGATCGACGTCGACGACGACCTCGTCGCCGGAGCCCGCGAGCACCTTGCCGCCGCCGGCGTCGCCAACGTCGAGGTCGTCCACGGCGATGGTGCGCTCGGCCACCCCGACGGCGCACCCTACGACCGGATCATCGCCACCGTCGGCGCCTGGGAAACGCCGACCGCATGGCTGGAGCAACTTGCGCCGGACGGGCGACTGGTCGTACCGCTTCGGCTCCGCGGCGCCGCATCCCGCTCGATCATCTTCGAACGGCACGCCGGCGGCTGGCGCGACAACGGCAGCGAGCTTGCGGTCTTCATGCCGCTGCGTGGCATCGGCGACGACGCCCGCCGCCTTGTCGCCCTCAGCCCGGAGCAGGACGTGACCCTGCAGGTGCACAAAGACCAGGAGGTCGACGCGGCCGCACTCGCCGGCGTACTGGACACCGAGCGGCAAGAGATGTGGACCGACGTCCTCTTCCCACCGATGGTGCCCTACGAGTGGATGGACCTCTGGCTCGCCTGCCGCCTCGACAACGCCATCATGCGGATGAACGTCCGACCCGCGAGCATCGAGCGCGGCACCGTCACCCCGATGTTTCCGTGGGGCGCGATGGCCACCACCCGCGGCGCGGACCTCGCCTACCTCACCATCCGACCCGCGCCGCCGGCCGCCGACGGCCGCAAGATGTACGAGGTTGGCGTCATCGGCCACGGGCCCGGCGGAAAAGACCTCGCCCAGCACGTCAGCGAGGAGATCCGCACTTGGGACGCGGACTACCGCTCCCGCACCGTCCGCTTCGACATCTCGGACGCGCCCGTCGAGGCGGATCCTTCGGCCGGACGCTTCGTCCTCCCCAGCTCGCACCACCCCATCACCGTCACCTGGGAGTGA
- a CDS encoding lanthionine synthetase C family protein, which translates to MSLAYESHELAVAVADLLTHPNDPSLPIHQPWWRQSLALGVPGIALLHVELAAAGLRPWQRAHHWLAAATSGPVTAGADSHPFHGAPALAHVLACAAAHQPGTYARALDGLDTAIAADARRRVHAAHARIDARKLPALAEFDAIRGLTGVGAYLLRRAPDGPELRAVFQYLVRLTQPLHPDGEVLPGWWTGSSPSGRADARFPGGHGNSGMAHGIAGPMALLALAALHGVVVDGQLTAISTICAWLDRWRSDTDGGPIWPYWITRPQLRADHAQVLRTQRPSWCYGTAGLARAQQLAALALNDPVRRAAADGALVCALADLHQLAATTDPSLCHGYAGLAHIAHRVAADALPDVAEHLRALVPRLLDQIGPSGADPRRTAAALVSDAARPGLLEGAAGVALAALSCSTAATASSSWDACLLTNRPAHPLT; encoded by the coding sequence ATGAGCCTCGCGTACGAAAGCCACGAGCTGGCCGTCGCGGTCGCCGACCTCCTCACTCATCCCAACGATCCCAGCCTGCCGATCCACCAACCCTGGTGGCGGCAGTCGCTCGCCCTCGGCGTACCCGGCATCGCGCTGCTGCACGTGGAGCTGGCAGCGGCGGGGCTAAGACCGTGGCAACGCGCCCATCACTGGCTGGCCGCCGCTACCAGCGGCCCGGTAACAGCGGGCGCCGACAGCCACCCCTTCCATGGCGCGCCCGCGCTGGCCCATGTCCTCGCCTGCGCCGCCGCCCACCAACCCGGCACGTACGCCCGGGCACTCGACGGCCTCGACACGGCGATTGCAGCCGACGCCCGACGCCGTGTGCACGCCGCGCACGCCCGCATCGACGCCCGCAAGCTACCGGCTCTCGCTGAGTTCGACGCGATCCGAGGGCTCACCGGAGTCGGCGCGTACCTGCTCCGCCGAGCGCCCGACGGGCCGGAACTGCGTGCGGTCTTCCAGTACCTGGTCCGGCTGACCCAGCCCCTACACCCCGATGGCGAGGTTTTACCGGGCTGGTGGACCGGTAGCAGCCCCTCCGGACGCGCCGACGCCCGGTTCCCCGGCGGTCACGGCAACAGCGGAATGGCGCACGGCATCGCCGGGCCCATGGCGCTACTGGCACTCGCCGCTCTGCACGGCGTCGTTGTCGACGGCCAGCTCACCGCCATCTCGACCATCTGCGCCTGGCTCGACCGATGGCGTAGCGACACCGACGGCGGACCCATCTGGCCGTACTGGATCACCAGGCCGCAGCTGCGGGCGGACCACGCGCAGGTTCTCCGCACCCAGCGCCCGTCCTGGTGCTACGGCACGGCAGGCCTGGCACGCGCCCAGCAGCTCGCTGCCCTCGCGCTGAACGATCCCGTCCGTCGTGCGGCTGCCGATGGCGCACTCGTCTGCGCCCTCGCCGACCTGCACCAGCTCGCTGCGACCACTGACCCCTCTCTCTGCCACGGCTATGCCGGCCTGGCCCACATCGCTCACCGCGTCGCTGCCGACGCACTGCCCGACGTCGCGGAGCATCTCCGTGCCCTGGTCCCCCGCCTTCTCGACCAGATCGGTCCGTCGGGCGCCGACCCTCGGCGCACGGCTGCCGCTCTGGTTTCCGACGCGGCACGACCAGGACTACTCGAAGGCGCTGCTGGTGTCGCCCTGGCCGCGCTGAGCTGCAGCACCGCAGCGACGGCGAGCAGTTCCTGGGATGCCTGCCTGCTCACCAACCGACCCGCCCATCCCCTGACGTGA
- a CDS encoding lantibiotic dehydratase: protein MSTALVRAVAHPAIELPPWPDLTEPRPELVTSWVSWLRQVWAIDAVAEAVTLSSPVLAEQVSKLCAEESPSVREARRTVHAVARYAQRLLGRPTPFGLLAGVAPAVFGSRAPTRWGTAHRAIARAGAGWLTDVIAQFERCPELLSRLSVVANSTLTVRDDRLIVPYQPHPGIDGQLGAVEVSLRHSAPVRAAIDAAHSPIRVEVLASQVRETFPQASAAVVMAMLTQLIAHGALITSLHAPSTEPDALGHLLRQLDEVGAGTVTPIADFMGSLQEVHAGLQRHNSAPPGDAPAARRLVASRMRSLALSAHEPLAVDLRLDASVTLPDQVATEVERAALVLTRLSAYPYGTAAWRAYHQRFYERYGIGSLVPVREVVDPDSGIGLPDGYPGSPAAEPRSPISRRDEVLLSVAQRAALDGTMEVVLDEALIAQLELGPQRLRLPPHLEACVRVQAADEEDLARGRFTLEVTSVSRAAGGLTGRFLSVLRLTDAGRLGAGLTDLPASDRDTVAAQVSFPPLDPGTAHVARAVQVLPTVISLAEHRWPSRAVLTVGDLAVGCDGRRMYLAVPDRGHRIEAVGLHALNLRTHTPPLARFLIELGRAQCAQVTAFDWGTAARAKLPFLPRVRYGRAILAPATWRLEAAELPDQHQPWYAWDDALDEWRARRRLPRLVHLVEADRRLPLDLDESAHRVLLRTHLLTAPRAVLVEAPAPENLGWCGGRPHEVIVALHATEPPPWPPLPTPTPARVIGRDQGQAPASSRILLAKLYGDIRRQDLLLAEHLPRLIAQWDAPPDWWFLRFRDPDQHLRLRIALPDVSAFGPAAERISAWADDLHRRGLLREVQYATSYPETGRWGSGPAMQAAEAVFIADSHSVLTQLRQPVRPSRQALVAAHTAAIAVAFTGSVDAGMRWLVDHVPATAPQPVPRPLFREAVHLAHPGGDWATLRAAAGGTAIVDAWKNRDVALAVYRTHLPGPHTDGIDVDDVLGSLMHAHYIRAVGIDFDDEDQCRYLARAAALAYFARSRS from the coding sequence ATGAGCACGGCGCTTGTCCGCGCCGTCGCCCATCCGGCGATCGAGCTGCCCCCGTGGCCGGACCTGACCGAACCCCGCCCCGAGCTCGTGACGTCCTGGGTCAGCTGGCTACGGCAGGTCTGGGCAATCGATGCCGTGGCCGAGGCGGTGACGCTCTCGAGTCCGGTGCTGGCGGAGCAGGTCAGCAAGCTCTGCGCGGAGGAATCCCCTTCGGTACGGGAGGCGCGGCGAACGGTCCACGCCGTTGCCCGGTACGCCCAGCGTCTGCTCGGTCGCCCCACGCCGTTCGGTCTTCTCGCCGGCGTGGCACCTGCTGTGTTCGGCTCGCGGGCACCCACCCGCTGGGGCACCGCCCATCGGGCCATCGCCCGGGCGGGCGCTGGCTGGCTCACCGACGTGATCGCCCAATTCGAACGCTGCCCCGAGCTGCTCTCCCGCCTTTCAGTGGTCGCGAACAGCACGCTGACGGTCCGCGACGACCGGCTGATCGTCCCCTACCAGCCACATCCTGGAATCGACGGGCAGCTGGGCGCGGTGGAGGTCTCCCTGCGCCATTCAGCACCGGTACGCGCCGCCATCGACGCGGCGCACAGCCCGATCCGCGTGGAGGTCCTCGCCTCGCAGGTCCGTGAGACGTTTCCACAGGCGTCGGCGGCAGTCGTCATGGCGATGCTCACCCAGCTGATCGCGCACGGCGCCCTCATCACGAGCCTGCACGCTCCCAGTACGGAGCCAGACGCGCTCGGGCACCTGCTGCGCCAGCTGGATGAGGTCGGCGCCGGGACAGTTACGCCCATCGCTGATTTCATGGGCTCGCTCCAGGAAGTCCATGCCGGGCTGCAGCGTCACAACTCCGCCCCGCCGGGGGATGCCCCAGCGGCCCGGCGGCTGGTCGCCTCTCGGATGCGGAGCCTCGCGCTCTCCGCGCACGAGCCGCTTGCGGTGGATCTCCGACTGGACGCCTCGGTGACGCTCCCCGACCAGGTGGCGACGGAGGTGGAACGCGCCGCGCTGGTGCTGACGCGGTTGAGCGCGTACCCATACGGCACTGCCGCGTGGCGGGCCTACCATCAGCGATTCTACGAGCGTTACGGGATCGGGTCGCTAGTGCCGGTGCGGGAGGTGGTCGACCCGGACAGCGGCATTGGTCTGCCGGACGGCTACCCGGGCAGCCCCGCCGCGGAGCCTCGCTCCCCGATCTCGCGGCGGGACGAGGTACTGCTGAGCGTGGCACAGCGTGCGGCACTGGACGGCACGATGGAGGTCGTCCTCGACGAGGCGCTGATCGCGCAGCTGGAGCTGGGCCCACAGCGGCTGCGCCTACCTCCGCACCTGGAGGCATGCGTACGCGTACAGGCTGCCGACGAGGAGGACCTCGCGCGCGGCAGGTTCACCCTCGAGGTCACCTCCGTGTCCCGGGCCGCCGGCGGGCTGACCGGCCGGTTCCTCAGTGTGCTGCGCCTGACCGACGCGGGCAGGTTGGGCGCCGGCCTAACCGACCTGCCCGCCAGTGACCGGGACACCGTCGCCGCTCAGGTGTCGTTCCCCCCGCTGGATCCCGGCACCGCGCACGTCGCGCGCGCCGTCCAGGTGCTACCGACGGTGATCAGCCTGGCTGAGCACCGGTGGCCGAGCCGCGCGGTGCTCACCGTCGGCGACCTGGCGGTGGGGTGCGACGGCCGGCGCATGTACCTCGCGGTCCCGGACCGCGGTCACCGGATCGAGGCGGTCGGCCTGCATGCGCTGAACCTGCGAACCCACACGCCGCCGCTGGCCCGGTTCCTCATCGAACTCGGGCGCGCCCAGTGCGCCCAGGTGACGGCATTCGACTGGGGCACCGCCGCTCGCGCGAAGCTGCCCTTCCTTCCCCGGGTGCGGTACGGGCGGGCGATCCTGGCCCCGGCGACCTGGCGGCTCGAGGCCGCCGAGCTGCCCGACCAACACCAACCTTGGTACGCCTGGGACGACGCCCTCGACGAATGGCGGGCTCGCCGGCGCTTACCGCGCCTGGTGCACCTGGTCGAGGCCGACCGGCGCCTGCCCCTGGATCTCGATGAGTCGGCGCACCGCGTCCTGCTGCGTACCCACCTGCTCACCGCACCGCGAGCGGTCCTCGTGGAGGCACCAGCCCCAGAGAACCTCGGCTGGTGCGGCGGCCGCCCGCATGAGGTCATCGTGGCGCTGCACGCCACCGAACCACCACCCTGGCCGCCGCTGCCCACGCCGACCCCGGCCCGCGTCATCGGACGCGACCAGGGGCAGGCTCCGGCCTCATCCCGGATCCTGCTCGCGAAGCTGTACGGAGACATCCGCCGCCAAGACCTCCTCCTGGCCGAACACCTCCCGCGGCTGATCGCCCAGTGGGACGCCCCGCCCGACTGGTGGTTCCTCCGTTTCCGCGACCCCGACCAGCACCTGCGTCTACGCATCGCTCTACCCGACGTATCCGCGTTTGGACCGGCAGCCGAGCGCATCAGCGCGTGGGCCGACGACCTGCACCGGCGTGGGCTGCTGCGGGAGGTGCAGTACGCCACCTCCTACCCGGAGACCGGGCGGTGGGGATCCGGCCCCGCCATGCAAGCCGCCGAGGCGGTCTTCATCGCCGACTCCCACTCCGTCCTGACGCAACTGCGCCAACCCGTTCGGCCCAGCCGACAGGCGCTGGTCGCCGCGCACACCGCGGCCATCGCCGTCGCCTTCACCGGCAGCGTCGACGCCGGCATGCGCTGGCTGGTCGACCACGTGCCCGCCACGGCACCCCAGCCGGTCCCCCGGCCGCTGTTCCGCGAAGCCGTCCACCTCGCCCACCCCGGCGGCGACTGGGCGACGCTTCGCGCGGCCGCCGGCGGCACCGCCATCGTCGACGCCTGGAAGAACCGCGACGTAGCCCTCGCCGTCTACCGGACTCACCTGCCCGGCCCGCACACCGACGGCATCGACGTCGACGACGTCCTCGGCTCGCTGATGCACGCGCACTACATTCGCGCGGTCGGTATCGACTTCGACGACGAGGACCAGTGCCGTTACCTCGCCCGAGCCGCCGCCCTGGCCTACTTCGCCCGGAGTCGGTCATGA
- a CDS encoding phosphotransferase has protein sequence MTTALSDAVASEIRGHLNEVCAQIGVDPESASLVKYTMNAVFVAPPFVIRLAAGPHAATLARRVVSVAASLEQVGMPTVRLASGVTSQPVFSGDWVATAWQYVPTANDEPMPVDLAAPLRALHSLDGLDVPLPRWSPIEKFRRRLDAAAALPPKEAGELEQWSRTELGIPVADLLRDLHLRCDEVEEDLDRVVWRLPPGVIHGDAHTGNILLPAPGDGAAARPEPLLCDLDGMCIGPREWDLVPTAHGATRFGRSAADYRNFVDAYGADITKWAGWPILRRVRELQLVTSTIDALAGRPDVAHELAHRLRSLFSEDLKATWRRYR, from the coding sequence ATGACCACCGCACTTAGCGATGCTGTCGCCTCGGAGATCCGTGGGCACTTGAACGAGGTCTGTGCTCAGATCGGCGTCGACCCGGAGAGTGCCAGCCTCGTCAAGTACACGATGAACGCGGTGTTCGTGGCGCCGCCGTTCGTGATCAGACTTGCCGCCGGTCCCCATGCTGCGACGCTCGCCCGCCGGGTGGTGTCGGTCGCGGCGTCTCTGGAGCAGGTTGGCATGCCTACCGTGCGGCTGGCCTCCGGGGTGACGTCTCAGCCGGTCTTCAGCGGGGACTGGGTCGCCACCGCATGGCAGTACGTCCCGACCGCCAACGACGAGCCCATGCCGGTCGACCTCGCTGCGCCACTCCGTGCGCTCCACAGCCTTGACGGGCTCGATGTACCGTTGCCCCGCTGGTCGCCGATCGAGAAGTTTCGCCGGCGCCTCGATGCTGCCGCAGCGCTACCACCCAAGGAAGCCGGCGAGCTTGAACAATGGTCGAGGACAGAACTGGGGATCCCGGTTGCTGACCTGCTGCGTGATCTTCACCTGCGCTGCGACGAGGTAGAAGAGGATCTCGATCGGGTCGTGTGGCGGCTGCCGCCGGGCGTCATCCACGGGGACGCGCACACCGGGAACATCCTCCTGCCGGCACCAGGTGATGGTGCGGCCGCTCGCCCGGAGCCTCTGCTCTGCGACTTGGACGGGATGTGCATCGGTCCGAGGGAGTGGGACCTCGTACCGACCGCCCACGGAGCTACCCGCTTCGGGCGCTCAGCCGCCGACTATCGGAACTTCGTTGATGCCTACGGGGCCGACATCACCAAGTGGGCGGGCTGGCCGATCCTTCGCCGAGTACGGGAGCTGCAGTTAGTTACCAGTACCATCGACGCGCTCGCTGGCCGTCCCGACGTAGCCCACGAGCTGGCCCATAGGCTTCGGTCACTCTTCTCGGAAGACCTCAAGGCCACATGGCGTCGCTACCGGTAG
- a CDS encoding IS110 family RNA-guided transposase, which produces MLESTQNNEEIIERIAALDIGKAELVCCVRVPGQGPGGRRRQEVSTHSTMTRSLLVMADRLHELGVTRVVMESTSDYWKPAFYLLEAAGFDTWLVNAKDVKHLPGRPKTDRLDAVWLCKVAERQMIRPSFVPPAPIRELRDLTRYRVDLISTRTAERNRVEKLLEDAQIKLSVVASDIFGLSGRDMMAALIAGQRDPKALAQMARSRLRTKITQLEEAFVGRFTDHHGFLLAKMLARVDAITADIADVDQRIEEQIGPFIDAGRRLDEIPGVGPATAHVIISEIGVDMSRFPTPAHLASWARFAPGVKESAGKKKGAGFTGHGNPYLARVLGEAAVAAGKTDTFLGERYRRIARRRGNRRAIVAVGRSILTVVWHLLADPTTRFTDLGSAFYDTRVNPERRKRNHVRQLEALGYTVTLASAA; this is translated from the coding sequence GTGTTGGAGTCGACTCAGAACAACGAGGAGATCATCGAGCGGATCGCGGCGCTGGACATCGGCAAGGCAGAGTTGGTGTGTTGCGTGAGGGTGCCTGGCCAAGGGCCGGGGGGCCGACGGCGGCAGGAAGTGTCTACACACTCCACGATGACCCGGTCGTTGCTGGTGATGGCGGACCGGCTTCACGAACTGGGTGTCACCAGGGTCGTGATGGAGTCGACCTCGGACTACTGGAAGCCGGCGTTCTACCTGCTCGAGGCGGCCGGGTTCGACACGTGGCTGGTCAACGCCAAGGACGTCAAACATCTGCCGGGGCGTCCGAAGACGGACCGGCTGGACGCGGTCTGGCTGTGCAAGGTCGCCGAACGGCAGATGATCCGGCCGAGTTTCGTTCCCCCGGCACCCATCCGGGAACTGCGGGACCTGACCCGGTACCGGGTCGATCTGATCTCCACGCGCACCGCGGAACGCAACCGGGTCGAGAAACTACTCGAAGACGCGCAGATCAAGTTGAGCGTGGTGGCCAGCGACATTTTCGGGTTGTCCGGCCGAGACATGATGGCCGCGTTGATCGCCGGACAGCGAGATCCGAAGGCCCTGGCCCAGATGGCCCGTAGCCGGCTCCGCACGAAGATCACACAGTTGGAAGAGGCGTTCGTTGGGCGCTTCACCGACCACCACGGGTTCCTGCTCGCCAAGATGCTGGCCCGTGTCGACGCGATCACCGCGGATATCGCCGACGTGGACCAGCGGATCGAGGAACAGATCGGCCCGTTCATCGATGCCGGTCGGCGGCTGGACGAGATCCCCGGCGTCGGTCCGGCCACCGCCCACGTGATCATCTCCGAGATCGGCGTGGACATGAGCAGGTTCCCGACTCCCGCCCACTTGGCGTCGTGGGCCCGCTTCGCCCCGGGTGTGAAGGAATCCGCTGGCAAGAAGAAGGGCGCCGGATTCACCGGGCACGGTAATCCCTACCTGGCCCGGGTACTGGGCGAGGCCGCAGTCGCCGCCGGCAAAACCGACACCTTCCTCGGCGAACGCTACCGGCGCATCGCCAGACGCCGTGGCAACCGGCGCGCCATCGTCGCTGTCGGCCGATCCATCCTGACCGTCGTCTGGCACCTGCTGGCCGACCCGACGACCAGATTCACCGACCTCGGTTCAGCCTTCTACGACACCCGCGTCAACCCCGAACGCCGCAAACGCAACCACGTCCGCCAACTCGAAGCACTCGGTTACACCGTCACGCTCGCGTCAGCCGCCTGA